The Thermodesulfobacteriota bacterium sequence TGATCCGGGTGGAGGGAAGCCTCTACGGCAAGGACGGAAAGACCCTGGCGACCAAGCAGGTCTACTCGGGCAACGTACTCTCCGACGCCGAGCTCCAGAACCTCTCGGATGCGCAGATCGAGGCGCGCCTCCAGAACGAGGTGGGCGACGCCATGCAGAACATGGAGGTGGGACCCGGCGCCCGGGTCCCGTTTACCGTGGTCTTCCCGGCTCCTCCCGACGGCGTGGACAAGTTCAGCGCGCGCCCGGTGGACGCCCGGTCCGGCTCCGGCACCTGAGAGCACAGGCAATGACCTCGTAGGCTCCGCCCCCGGAGGACCCCATCGGCCGCTTCACCCCGCTTGTTCCCCACCTGCGTCCCCACCTCTGCGCGTTCGTCCTCGGGTCGGGCAGCCTTGTCTTGGCCAGCGCGTTCCAACTGGCCGCGCCGTGGGTGCTGCGCGACGCCATCGACGCGCTCCAGGCCCCGGAAGGTGCAGCCCTCCTGACCCGCTACGCCCTGGTCCTCGTGGCGTTGGCCGCCTGCCAGGGCGTCTTCAAGTTCGCATCCCGCCGCCTCTTTCTCGGCGGTGCGCGCCGGGTGGAGCACGACCTGCGGGGCACCTACTTCGCCAACCTGATCCGGCTCCCCGCCTCCCGCCTGGAGGCCGGGCGCCGGGGCGACTTCGTGAGCCGGGCGACCCACGACCTGCAAGACGTGCGGCTCTTCCTCGGGGCAGGCGCCCTGAACTTCCTCCAGACACTGATCCTGCTCGCATCCGCCACCGCGCTCCTGTGGCGCATCCACCCCCTGCTCACGGCCGTCGCCCTGGTGCCGTTCCCGGTGGTCTCGGTGCTGGTGCGCCGGTACTCGCCCCGGCTCCACCGCCGCTACCTCGCCGCAAACGAGCGCCAGGGGGATCTCTCCGCCCTGGTCCAGGAGGCGCTCGCCGGGATTCGGGTCGTGCGCGCCTACCACCGGGAAGCCTGGCAGGAGACCCGCTTCGATGAGGCCAACCGCGCCGTGCGCGACGCCCAGGCCCGGGTGGTGCGCACGTGGTCGCTGCTCTTCCCCCTGGTGGGAGTGCTCGCCGGGCTGGGCCAGATTGCCGTGCTGGGACTCGGGGGCGCCTGGGTGGCCCGGGGCACCCTGAGCCTGGGCGACTTCGTGGCCTTCAACGCCTACCTGGCCATGCTGACCTGGCCGATGGTGGCCCTGGGGTGGACCCTGAGCCTGGTGCAGCGGGGCGCCGCCGCCCTCGACCGCCTCCGGGAGGTGCTCGAGTGGCCCCACGACCCGCCGGGAGACCGGCGGCCCGAGCCGGGCCGCGGGCCGTGCCTGGCAGCCCGGGGGGTGTGCTTCGCCCACGAGGGGACCCGCAGCCAGGTGCTCCGGGGCGTGGACCTGGAGCTCCCCCAGGGAGGCTTTCGGGGGCTGGTGGGAGCCACCGGCTCGGGAAAGTCCACCCTCGTGGGGCTCCTGGCACGCCTGCGGCGCCCGGTTCGGGGATCGATCGCCCTCCACGGGGTCCCCCTGGACGCGGTGGACGCGGGAGTCCTGCGCTCCCACATGGCCCTGGTGCCCCAGGAGGACTTCTTCTTCGCCGACACGGTGGCGGCCAACGTGTGCCTGGGACGGCCCCGGCAGGCAGAGCGCCTCGCCTGGGCCCTGGAGGCGGCCGGGCTCGCGGCGGAGGTGGCCGCCATGCCCCGGGGACCGGACTCGCTCGTGGGCGAAGGGGGCATCACCCTCTCCGGAGGGCAGCGCCAGCGGCTGGCGATCGCTCGGGCGCTCTACGGGCGCCCCCAGTGCCTGCTCCTGGACTGCGCGCTCTCGAGCCTCGACACCGAGACCGCCCGGCGGGTGCTGTCGGGCATCCGCCGCGCCCTGCCCGAGGCGGCCCTCCTGGTCGTTTCCCACCGGGGCTCCGAGGTGGACGACGCCGAGGAGGTCTGGTTTCTGCGCGACGGCACCGTGGCCGCCCGGGGCCGGCACCGGGAGCTCTTGCAGTCCTGCCCCGAGTACCTGCGCCTCTACCGGGAAGAGGAGCTGCGGCGCGAGTTGGGCGAGGAGGCG is a genomic window containing:
- a CDS encoding ABC transporter ATP-binding protein; this translates as MASAFQLAAPWVLRDAIDALQAPEGAALLTRYALVLVALAACQGVFKFASRRLFLGGARRVEHDLRGTYFANLIRLPASRLEAGRRGDFVSRATHDLQDVRLFLGAGALNFLQTLILLASATALLWRIHPLLTAVALVPFPVVSVLVRRYSPRLHRRYLAANERQGDLSALVQEALAGIRVVRAYHREAWQETRFDEANRAVRDAQARVVRTWSLLFPLVGVLAGLGQIAVLGLGGAWVARGTLSLGDFVAFNAYLAMLTWPMVALGWTLSLVQRGAAALDRLREVLEWPHDPPGDRRPEPGRGPCLAARGVCFAHEGTRSQVLRGVDLELPQGGFRGLVGATGSGKSTLVGLLARLRRPVRGSIALHGVPLDAVDAGVLRSHMALVPQEDFFFADTVAANVCLGRPRQAERLAWALEAAGLAAEVAAMPRGPDSLVGEGGITLSGGQRQRLAIARALYGRPQCLLLDCALSSLDTETARRVLSGIRRALPEAALLVVSHRGSEVDDAEEVWFLRDGTVAARGRHRELLQSCPEYLRLYREEELRRELGEEAA